The Pontibacter pudoricolor genome contains a region encoding:
- a CDS encoding glycosyltransferase family 61 protein: MKFKAYYHKGNKQVKKIMGRIIPYNTRYRPSDVCRVKIEDLNSQHPKEVKVHSIYPGLKTQLNISEELYEAGSFYWKPAREVKTDYMVVEVPNGRLYTDNESSVAIVTQYNRLIENVSLSLVGGKVTEPNLNNIFEQRFFTAPHRFEGTVFSLLTGGAGLNNIGHWFIDVLPRLHLLRESGLYDKVDWFLAPSIRYDYQRETLELLGIPANKIIEGDKYTHITADCIIASTAPRGNHTLVPQWLCNYIQSSFLPFAEEEEDLITPDAPSLYISRSDSSLRVVQNEDELMEALAPFNFQKIISSKLTIKEKVKLFSKADVVMGATGAGLINLFFCKPGTKVVEIFNEGFVVEPFYDIATKLDLDYNYIIFPNRRKVYNFNQGQRANITVQIGKVVDLLQKLKKKTVQAKMKVA; this comes from the coding sequence ATGAAATTTAAGGCCTACTACCACAAGGGGAATAAACAAGTCAAAAAGATTATGGGGCGCATCATCCCATACAACACACGCTATAGGCCATCAGATGTCTGCAGGGTTAAAATTGAAGACTTAAATTCCCAACACCCGAAAGAAGTAAAAGTACATAGTATTTATCCCGGGCTTAAAACACAGCTTAATATATCGGAAGAATTATATGAGGCAGGCTCTTTTTACTGGAAGCCTGCACGCGAAGTAAAAACCGATTACATGGTAGTGGAGGTGCCAAACGGCCGCCTCTATACCGACAATGAAAGCAGTGTAGCCATAGTTACCCAGTATAACCGTCTTATCGAAAACGTATCGCTGAGCCTGGTTGGCGGGAAAGTAACGGAACCAAATCTGAACAATATTTTTGAACAGCGCTTCTTTACTGCTCCCCATCGTTTTGAAGGAACTGTGTTTTCGTTGCTTACCGGCGGTGCTGGCCTTAACAATATCGGGCACTGGTTTATAGATGTGTTGCCCCGCCTGCACCTGCTACGCGAAAGCGGCCTTTATGATAAGGTAGACTGGTTCCTGGCACCAAGCATCCGTTACGATTACCAGCGGGAAACACTGGAGTTACTGGGCATACCTGCTAATAAAATTATTGAAGGCGATAAGTATACGCATATTACGGCCGATTGCATTATAGCTTCTACGGCACCACGTGGTAACCATACACTTGTACCGCAATGGCTGTGCAACTATATACAGTCGTCGTTTTTACCTTTTGCCGAAGAGGAGGAAGATCTGATCACACCAGACGCTCCCTCGCTATACATCAGCCGCTCAGACTCCAGTTTAAGAGTTGTTCAGAACGAAGATGAATTGATGGAAGCCCTGGCTCCGTTTAATTTCCAGAAGATCATTTCGAGTAAGTTAACTATAAAAGAAAAAGTAAAGCTATTCTCTAAAGCCGACGTGGTCATGGGTGCCACCGGTGCCGGCCTGATCAATTTATTCTTCTGTAAGCCGGGCACAAAAGTGGTAGAGATCTTTAACGAAGGCTTTGTAGTGGAACCGTTTTATGACATTGCCACCAAACTGGACCTGGATTATAACTACATTATCTTCCCTAACAGGCGCAAGGTCTATAACTTTAACCAGGGGCAGCGTGCCAACATTACTGTGCAGATAGGTAAAGTTGTTGATCTGCTTCAAAAGTTAAAAAAGAAGACTGTACAGGCTAAAATGAAAGTGGCCTAA
- a CDS encoding WecB/TagA/CpsF family glycosyltransferase, with protein sequence MLTNDTYTKPAATPPLQLKRRLLTADITAGSFKSFVEQVFWLSEHKKSSYVCFANVHMLVEAYKDKDFNNILNNADVACPDGGPLSKLMKLLYGQQQDRVAGMDLLPALLQQAAARGKSVYFYGSTDEVLKAVVETAKKKHPELKIAGYYSPPFRKLTDIEDTAIVDMINATEPDLVFVALGCPKQERWMAEHKDRVNACMLGVGQAYMTFAGLEKRLPKWARDMSLEWVYRLVQEPKRLWKRYLVTNSVFVALALKLILQHKTGFNPGQESMSR encoded by the coding sequence ATGCTTACTAATGATACCTATACCAAACCTGCCGCTACACCACCCTTACAATTAAAGCGCAGGTTACTTACCGCAGACATTACAGCGGGTTCTTTTAAAAGTTTTGTAGAGCAGGTGTTCTGGCTTAGTGAGCACAAAAAGTCGAGTTATGTGTGTTTTGCCAACGTGCACATGCTGGTTGAAGCGTATAAAGACAAAGACTTTAACAACATACTAAATAATGCGGATGTGGCCTGCCCGGACGGCGGCCCCCTTTCCAAGCTAATGAAACTGCTCTATGGGCAGCAGCAGGACCGGGTAGCAGGCATGGACCTGTTACCTGCACTTCTGCAACAGGCCGCTGCCCGTGGCAAATCGGTTTACTTCTATGGCTCTACCGACGAGGTGCTGAAAGCTGTAGTTGAAACCGCTAAAAAGAAACACCCTGAGTTAAAGATAGCTGGTTACTATTCGCCGCCTTTCAGGAAACTGACGGATATTGAAGATACAGCTATAGTAGACATGATAAATGCAACTGAGCCGGACCTGGTATTTGTAGCCCTGGGTTGCCCGAAACAGGAGCGATGGATGGCCGAGCATAAAGACAGGGTAAATGCCTGTATGCTGGGTGTAGGCCAGGCCTATATGACCTTTGCAGGACTTGAAAAACGTTTGCCAAAATGGGCACGCGACATGTCGCTGGAGTGGGTGTACAGACTGGTTCAGGAGCCGAAACGCCTCTGGAAACGCTATCTGGTTACGAATAGTGTATTTGTGGCACTTGCTTTAAAATTGATCTTACAACATAAAACGGGATTTAACCCCGGGCAGGAATCGATGAGCAGGTAA
- the rfbC gene encoding dTDP-4-dehydrorhamnose 3,5-epimerase → MIFTETKLKGAYIIDVKRIEDERGFFGRSFCQKEFEEFGLTNDIRQANVSYNKKKGTLRGMHMQLAPNEETKLVRCTRGAIYDVIIDMRPDSETYKQWIGVELTADNYRMLFVPEGFAHGFITLEDNTDVTYNVTEFYTPGAERGIRWNDPAFNIEWPIEPVVISEKDQAHPDFEEVTKETEGKLLV, encoded by the coding sequence ATGATATTTACTGAAACAAAGCTGAAAGGCGCTTATATAATTGACGTAAAACGTATCGAAGACGAGCGTGGTTTTTTTGGCCGTTCATTTTGCCAGAAAGAGTTCGAAGAGTTCGGTTTAACAAATGACATCCGCCAGGCAAACGTATCTTATAACAAGAAAAAAGGTACACTGCGCGGCATGCACATGCAGCTGGCCCCGAACGAAGAAACCAAGCTGGTACGCTGCACACGTGGTGCTATATACGATGTGATCATTGATATGCGCCCGGACTCTGAAACCTATAAGCAGTGGATAGGCGTGGAGCTTACAGCTGATAACTATAGAATGCTGTTCGTGCCGGAAGGTTTTGCACACGGCTTTATTACGCTGGAAGACAACACCGATGTAACCTACAATGTAACGGAATTCTATACACCAGGCGCTGAGCGTGGTATCCGTTGGAATGATCCTGCCTTTAACATCGAATGGCCAATTGAGCCTGTGGTGATCTCGGAAAAAGACCAGGCGCACCCTGATTTTGAAGAAGTAACCAAAGAAACTGAAGGAAAGCTGCTGGTGTAA
- a CDS encoding NAD-dependent epimerase/dehydratase family protein, with the protein MKILITGNMGYVGPGVVSQLRATYPEATLIGYDMAYFATSLTNAPYLPESKLDQQLFGDVRTMPADVLEGVDAVVHLAAISNDPMGTKFEEVTLDVNYRSTIKIAEMAKVAGVKNYVFASSCSMYGAASEQAKTEESELNPLTAYARSKVASEKELAPLAGDGFTVTCLRFATACGMSDRLRLDLVLNDFVAGAISTGKITILSDGSPWRPLIHVKDMARAIEWAITRTPDNGGEFLAVNAGSNEWNYQVKELAETVAEVIPGTEVSVNLEAAPDKRSYRVNFDKFKALAPNHQPQVSLKQAIQELRDGLTEMRFKDGNFRDSMLMRLKVLTSLQDSNAINDQLQWNRNKAKAARETELEIA; encoded by the coding sequence ATGAAGATATTAATAACCGGAAATATGGGTTATGTAGGCCCTGGCGTTGTTAGCCAGTTGCGCGCTACCTACCCGGAAGCTACGCTTATTGGCTATGATATGGCCTATTTTGCAACCAGTCTGACAAATGCCCCATACCTGCCGGAGAGCAAACTGGACCAGCAACTGTTCGGAGATGTGCGCACCATGCCAGCTGATGTACTGGAAGGCGTGGATGCCGTAGTGCATTTAGCTGCTATCTCGAATGACCCGATGGGTACTAAATTCGAGGAAGTAACACTGGACGTAAACTATAGATCAACTATAAAAATCGCTGAGATGGCGAAAGTTGCCGGCGTAAAGAACTATGTGTTTGCATCAAGCTGCAGTATGTACGGTGCAGCATCAGAGCAAGCCAAAACAGAAGAATCGGAGCTGAACCCGTTAACAGCTTATGCAAGATCTAAAGTAGCATCTGAGAAAGAGCTTGCTCCGTTGGCCGGCGATGGCTTTACGGTAACCTGCCTGCGTTTTGCAACAGCCTGCGGTATGAGCGACAGATTACGTCTGGACCTGGTACTGAACGACTTCGTTGCCGGCGCAATCTCAACTGGTAAGATAACTATACTGAGCGATGGAAGCCCATGGAGACCATTGATCCATGTGAAAGATATGGCACGCGCTATTGAGTGGGCTATTACCAGAACACCAGATAACGGTGGCGAATTTTTGGCGGTGAATGCCGGAAGCAACGAATGGAACTACCAGGTAAAAGAACTTGCTGAAACTGTAGCTGAAGTTATACCGGGCACTGAAGTTAGTGTAAACTTAGAAGCTGCTCCGGATAAACGCTCGTACCGCGTAAACTTCGACAAGTTCAAGGCCTTGGCGCCAAACCATCAGCCGCAGGTATCGTTGAAGCAGGCTATTCAGGAATTGCGCGATGGCTTAACCGAAATGCGCTTTAAAGATGGAAACTTCCGCGATTCGATGTTAATGCGCCTGAAAGTGCTGACCAGCCTGCAGGATTCCAATGCCATTAACGACCAGCTCCAGTGGAACCGTAATAAAGCCAAAGCAGCCAGAGAAACCGAATTAGAAATCGCTTAA
- a CDS encoding nucleotidyltransferase family protein — protein MRKIAGIIPAAGLGSRLGQMPCSKELYPLGFKSDGTSKVASEYLLELMQQGGAGQVYFILRNGKWDIPGYFGDGSNYSISFAYLLMNRPYGTPFSVDQACSFVRDKTIVFGFPDIIVEPQNVFTQLLARQAETDATIVLGLFEVAYPHKWDMVEADNAGNVKTIVPKPESSDLTMAWCMAVWTPEFTEFMHQYLQQIEQKFIVGELKELPMGAVIQAAIDNGMTVQSVCFSGGSCLDIGTPEDLKKAIKRFT, from the coding sequence ATGAGAAAAATCGCAGGCATTATTCCGGCAGCAGGGCTGGGAAGCAGGCTGGGGCAGATGCCCTGTAGCAAAGAACTATACCCACTTGGGTTTAAATCAGATGGTACTTCTAAAGTAGCGTCGGAGTATTTACTGGAACTCATGCAGCAGGGTGGAGCCGGACAGGTATACTTTATACTACGCAATGGCAAATGGGATATACCAGGCTATTTCGGAGATGGCAGCAACTATAGTATTTCCTTTGCTTATCTGCTGATGAACCGACCTTACGGAACACCGTTTTCTGTTGACCAGGCCTGTAGTTTCGTGCGGGATAAAACTATAGTTTTCGGTTTTCCTGATATTATAGTTGAGCCCCAAAATGTGTTCACCCAGCTTCTGGCAAGGCAAGCAGAAACGGATGCAACTATAGTTCTGGGTTTGTTTGAAGTAGCGTACCCGCATAAATGGGATATGGTGGAAGCGGACAATGCCGGAAATGTTAAAACTATAGTTCCAAAGCCTGAAAGCTCGGACTTAACTATGGCCTGGTGTATGGCTGTATGGACACCTGAGTTTACAGAGTTTATGCATCAGTATTTACAGCAGATAGAGCAGAAGTTTATAGTTGGGGAGTTGAAAGAATTGCCTATGGGCGCTGTTATACAGGCCGCTATTGATAACGGTATGACAGTGCAATCCGTATGTTTCTCCGGAGGCAGCTGCCTGGACATTGGCACACCCGAAGACCTTAAGAAAGCTATTAAGCGCTTTACCTGA
- the rfbF gene encoding glucose-1-phosphate cytidylyltransferase, with the protein MKAVILAGGYGTRISEESGVRPKPMVEIGGKPILWHIMKIYSYYGINEFVICCGYKGHMIKEYFANYCLHNSDVTFDMRKNSMEVHRNNTESWKVTLVDTGEGTMTGGRLKRVKEYVGNETFCLTYGDGVSDVDVAASIEFHKAQGTMATLTAVQQPGRFGAFNLSSEATRINQFQEKPTGGEMPWINGGFFVLEPGVFDYIEDDNTTWEREPMEQLAKEGELSAYRHTGFWQPMDTLRDKHVLEELWQKNEAPWNVWQKMLSSAKN; encoded by the coding sequence ATGAAAGCAGTTATACTTGCTGGCGGTTACGGAACCCGAATTAGCGAAGAGAGCGGCGTAAGACCTAAACCCATGGTCGAAATTGGTGGAAAGCCTATCCTTTGGCACATCATGAAGATCTACTCTTACTATGGCATAAATGAATTTGTGATCTGCTGTGGCTACAAAGGCCACATGATCAAAGAATACTTTGCAAACTACTGCCTCCATAATTCTGATGTAACCTTTGATATGCGCAAAAACAGCATGGAAGTACACAGAAACAATACCGAATCGTGGAAAGTGACGCTGGTAGATACCGGAGAAGGTACTATGACCGGCGGTCGCTTGAAACGTGTAAAAGAATATGTTGGAAACGAAACCTTCTGTTTAACTTATGGTGATGGCGTAAGCGATGTGGATGTAGCTGCATCTATAGAGTTCCATAAAGCCCAGGGAACAATGGCTACACTTACTGCTGTGCAGCAACCAGGCCGTTTCGGAGCTTTCAACCTTTCTTCAGAAGCAACCAGAATCAACCAGTTCCAGGAGAAGCCAACAGGTGGCGAAATGCCATGGATCAACGGTGGTTTCTTTGTGCTGGAGCCAGGCGTGTTTGATTACATTGAAGATGATAACACTACCTGGGAGCGTGAGCCAATGGAACAACTGGCCAAAGAAGGCGAATTGTCAGCCTACCGCCACACCGGTTTCTGGCAGCCAATGGATACCCTGCGCGACAAGCATGTGCTGGAAGAACTATGGCAGAAAAACGAAGCGCCATGGAATGTATGGCAAAAGATGCTATCCAGTGCTAAAAACTAA
- a CDS encoding class I SAM-dependent methyltransferase: MNCRFCEQELQHKFVDLVNCPPSNSFLIEEQLNEPEVYYPLVTYVCDNCFLVQVDEYKKAKDIFDKEYVYFSSYSKSWVEHARRYTESMIDRFKYDDKSFVMEIASNDGYLLQHFVKQGIPVLGIEPTENTAAVAIEKGIPTITEYFGADFAHWLKNRKQKPDLIIGNNVLAHVPDIDDFVEGLKVALRKSGVITMEFPHLLRLIEDCQFDTIYHEHFSYLSFTTVKRIFEAHALELFDVEKVPTHGGSLRIFAKHKRDKSKFISPSVAELLIEEEKFGLNSLACYQGFQQKVDKIKDDMLNFLYGQKQLGKKVIGYGAAAKGNTLLNFAGIKGSDLIKFVVDAAPSKQGKYLPGSHIPVCDESKIRQYKPDYVVIFPWNLKEEVMDQLTYIREWGGKFVTFIPDVRIYHTKVDAKVEQTSWHLKEHAMLLFSLLIG; the protein is encoded by the coding sequence ATGAATTGCCGATTCTGTGAACAGGAGCTTCAGCATAAGTTTGTTGACCTGGTTAATTGTCCTCCTTCAAATTCGTTTCTGATAGAAGAACAGTTAAATGAGCCTGAAGTATATTACCCGCTCGTTACGTATGTATGTGATAACTGTTTTTTGGTGCAGGTAGATGAGTATAAAAAAGCGAAGGATATATTTGACAAGGAGTACGTTTACTTTTCATCGTACTCTAAAAGCTGGGTAGAGCATGCCCGCAGGTATACAGAATCCATGATAGATCGTTTTAAGTATGACGATAAATCATTTGTGATGGAGATAGCCTCTAACGATGGGTACCTGCTGCAACATTTTGTGAAGCAGGGTATTCCTGTTTTAGGAATTGAGCCAACCGAAAACACGGCGGCTGTGGCTATTGAAAAAGGCATACCAACCATAACGGAATATTTTGGTGCGGATTTCGCGCATTGGCTTAAAAACCGCAAGCAGAAACCAGACCTGATCATCGGTAATAATGTGCTGGCGCATGTGCCTGATATAGATGATTTTGTGGAAGGACTGAAAGTGGCGTTGCGCAAAAGCGGCGTAATTACGATGGAGTTTCCACACTTGCTGCGCCTGATTGAAGATTGCCAGTTTGATACGATCTATCATGAGCATTTCTCTTACCTGTCATTCACTACCGTAAAGCGGATTTTCGAGGCTCACGCGCTGGAACTGTTTGATGTGGAAAAAGTGCCTACCCATGGTGGTTCTCTGCGCATCTTTGCGAAACATAAACGCGATAAGAGCAAATTCATTTCGCCGAGCGTAGCAGAGCTCTTAATAGAGGAAGAAAAATTTGGCTTGAACTCTCTTGCGTGTTACCAAGGCTTTCAGCAGAAAGTAGACAAGATTAAAGATGACATGCTAAACTTTTTGTATGGGCAGAAACAACTTGGCAAAAAAGTAATTGGCTATGGCGCTGCCGCAAAAGGCAATACATTGCTGAACTTTGCCGGCATAAAGGGCAGCGACCTTATAAAGTTCGTAGTGGATGCTGCGCCATCTAAACAAGGCAAGTATCTGCCAGGCAGCCATATTCCGGTGTGCGACGAAAGTAAGATCAGGCAATATAAGCCTGACTATGTGGTCATCTTCCCCTGGAACCTGAAGGAGGAAGTCATGGATCAGTTAACTTATATAAGAGAGTGGGGTGGTAAATTTGTAACTTTTATACCTGATGTAAGGATCTACCATACAAAAGTGGACGCTAAAGTAGAACAAACAAGCTGGCACCTGAAAGAGCACGCCATGCTACTATTCTCCTTATTGATCGGATAA
- a CDS encoding undecaprenyl-phosphate glucose phosphotransferase, with protein MNKYQHYYSFNRIILLILDVALIALAFNLSNLFRYGTVALDHQYSIFFVLFALVWWIVSGFSNFVFRIDGFLPIGKKLANLINAFVLHAFILASCIVIFNLEEISRLLLLYTYLSTAMLIGFSRLMFTQLSRYFTKSDMAYSRFVVVGSGQAAINLYHTFGNEENPGTKFMGFFDDEVDENNPYAKLVKGSIEDLQDYCLQHSIDEIYYTKPLNNREQVDELTSFCDDNFVYFRIVPDFSAIVQKDVNLYFYHNIPMISVRKEPLEQVTNRAIKRVFDIAFSMAVILLIFPIVLPVIALLIRMESKGPIFFKQLRPGKKNRLFVCYKFRTMFVNNQTELQATKNDPRITRIGAFLRKTNLDELPQFFNVLLGDMSVVGPRPNLVSQLDHYSKVITKYKMRHFVTPGITGYAQVSGFRGETKEVHLMEKRVEYDVKYMENWSFMMDMKIIFLTVWNMIKGEKNAY; from the coding sequence ATGAATAAATATCAGCATTATTACAGCTTCAACAGGATTATTCTGCTCATCCTGGATGTAGCCCTAATAGCCCTAGCATTTAATTTATCAAATCTCTTCAGGTATGGAACAGTAGCCTTAGACCACCAGTACAGCATCTTCTTTGTGTTGTTTGCCCTGGTATGGTGGATCGTATCTGGTTTCTCTAATTTCGTATTCCGTATAGATGGTTTCCTGCCGATCGGCAAAAAGCTGGCAAACCTGATTAATGCCTTTGTACTGCACGCCTTTATTCTGGCAAGTTGTATCGTAATCTTTAACCTGGAAGAAATTTCACGTCTTCTGCTGCTTTATACTTACTTGTCAACCGCCATGCTGATTGGTTTCAGCAGACTGATGTTCACACAGTTAAGCCGTTACTTTACTAAGTCGGACATGGCATATTCCCGCTTTGTAGTTGTAGGCAGTGGCCAGGCAGCAATTAACCTGTACCATACGTTCGGGAACGAAGAAAACCCTGGGACTAAATTTATGGGTTTCTTTGATGACGAAGTAGATGAAAATAATCCATATGCTAAACTGGTAAAAGGCTCTATCGAAGATCTGCAGGATTACTGCCTGCAGCACAGCATTGATGAGATTTATTACACTAAACCATTAAATAACAGAGAGCAGGTAGATGAACTTACCAGTTTCTGTGATGATAACTTTGTATACTTCCGTATTGTGCCTGATTTCAGTGCTATCGTGCAGAAGGATGTAAACTTATACTTCTATCATAATATCCCGATGATCAGTGTGCGTAAAGAGCCACTGGAGCAGGTTACCAACCGTGCCATCAAACGTGTATTCGATATCGCCTTTTCAATGGCCGTTATCCTGCTGATTTTCCCGATCGTGCTGCCAGTTATTGCGCTTCTGATCAGAATGGAATCAAAAGGGCCGATCTTCTTTAAGCAGTTGCGCCCGGGTAAAAAGAACCGCCTGTTTGTATGCTACAAGTTCAGAACAATGTTTGTGAACAACCAGACAGAGCTACAAGCAACTAAAAACGATCCGCGAATCACCAGGATTGGCGCTTTCCTTCGCAAAACCAATCTCGATGAGCTTCCGCAGTTTTTTAACGTACTGTTAGGCGACATGTCGGTGGTAGGGCCGCGTCCGAACCTGGTATCGCAGCTGGATCACTATTCAAAAGTTATCACAAAGTACAAAATGCGCCATTTTGTAACACCGGGCATTACCGGGTACGCACAGGTTAGCGGCTTCCGCGGCGAAACCAAAGAAGTGCACCTGATGGAGAAACGTGTAGAGTATGATGTAAAATATATGGAGAACTGGAGTTTTATGATGGACATGAAAATTATTTTCCTGACCGTGTGGAATATGATAAAAGGCGAGAAAAATGCTTACTAA
- a CDS encoding NAD(P)H-dependent oxidoreductase has translation MIIIDTALAKRHADNNPIRVAMVGAGFMGRGIALQICKYVQGMELVAIANRDISKAKRAYTEASVLTGVEEVASVEKLEENIRQGKFSITDDAMLLCKAEGIDAIIEVTGAVEFGTNVAMRAIENGKHIIMMNAEVDGTVGPILKVYADKAGVIFTNSDGDQPGVIMNLYRFVKGLGVKPVLCGNIKGLHDPYRNPTTQKGFAEKWGQKPEMVTSFADGSKISFEQAIVANGTGMRVAKRGMHGPTVAPGTPLKDCVHNLYPLEDLTNGPGIVDYVVAAEPGPGVFVLGTHDDPIQQHYLNLYKLGEGPLFLFYTPYHLCHFEVPTTVARAVLFNDAALAPTGAPTVEVVSAAKIDLKAGQVVDGIGHYMTYGLCENADTTIAENLLPIGVAEGCVLKRDIPKDQVLTYDDVVLPEGRFVDKLRDIQRRYFNATDEAEKANLLNSIYDKKEFLSEA, from the coding sequence ATGATAATAATTGACACTGCATTAGCCAAGCGTCACGCAGATAATAACCCAATCAGGGTTGCCATGGTTGGTGCCGGCTTTATGGGCCGCGGCATCGCGCTTCAGATCTGCAAATATGTGCAGGGCATGGAGCTGGTAGCCATCGCAAACCGTGATATCTCAAAAGCAAAAAGAGCTTATACCGAAGCCAGCGTTTTAACTGGTGTGGAAGAAGTCGCATCGGTTGAGAAACTGGAAGAGAATATCCGCCAGGGAAAGTTTAGCATTACTGATGATGCCATGCTGCTTTGTAAAGCCGAGGGCATTGATGCCATTATAGAAGTGACCGGCGCCGTAGAGTTCGGTACAAACGTAGCTATGCGCGCCATCGAAAACGGAAAGCACATCATTATGATGAATGCCGAAGTGGATGGTACCGTTGGCCCGATCCTGAAAGTATACGCTGATAAAGCCGGAGTTATATTTACCAATTCGGATGGTGACCAGCCGGGCGTGATCATGAACCTGTACCGTTTTGTAAAAGGACTTGGCGTGAAGCCGGTGCTTTGCGGAAACATTAAAGGTTTGCACGACCCATACCGTAACCCAACCACCCAGAAAGGCTTCGCCGAGAAATGGGGCCAGAAACCAGAGATGGTTACTTCGTTTGCCGATGGCAGCAAAATTTCGTTTGAGCAGGCTATAGTTGCTAACGGGACAGGTATGCGTGTAGCTAAACGCGGTATGCATGGCCCAACAGTAGCACCAGGTACGCCCCTGAAAGATTGCGTTCACAACCTGTATCCATTAGAAGATCTGACAAATGGCCCGGGTATAGTTGATTATGTAGTTGCCGCCGAGCCAGGACCAGGTGTATTTGTACTGGGCACGCACGATGACCCTATTCAACAGCATTACCTGAATTTGTATAAGCTGGGTGAAGGGCCTTTATTTTTATTCTATACGCCTTACCACCTGTGCCATTTCGAGGTGCCAACTACTGTGGCCCGTGCCGTATTGTTTAACGATGCAGCACTTGCGCCAACGGGTGCACCTACCGTAGAAGTTGTATCCGCAGCCAAAATAGACCTGAAAGCCGGACAAGTGGTGGACGGAATAGGACATTACATGACCTATGGTTTATGTGAGAACGCAGACACAACTATAGCTGAGAACCTGCTGCCAATTGGTGTAGCCGAAGGCTGTGTGCTAAAGCGTGACATCCCAAAAGACCAGGTGCTGACGTATGATGATGTTGTTTTACCGGAAGGCCGATTTGTAGATAAACTACGCGACATCCAGCGTCGCTATTTTAACGCAACCGACGAAGCTGAAAAAGCGAATTTATTAAACAGCATCTATGATAAAAAAGAGTTTTTAAGCGAAGCATAA
- a CDS encoding glycosyltransferase family 4 protein, which produces MRILLVHNHYKQSAGEDTVFFAEAALLESNGHKVELFTLTNNEVNSITEKLQAAAGVLYNSNSAKLVEAKLKSIKPDIVHVHNFFPLVSPAVFYVAQKLNIPVVMTLHNYRLICPSAYQHYNGRLHLENAAQVFPVKAIVDKAYRDSYFQTASVVLTTGIHKLLGTWQTKVDRYIALTQGAANMFLNSSLKLKPEQLTIKPNFTTDLGEGAAERQNYFLFVGRLSPEKGVETLLRANKLHPFNLKIIGDGPLRGAVEEHAATHPNVTYLGYQKRPRVEEELKHAKGLIFTSEWPEMFGMTIIESFSTGTPVIASDIGGAAHLVQHNYNGLLYTPQNAQKLAEQVKLLESNSELAHTLGQAARQTYLQNYTAEVNYRLLLDIYTEVIKAKRKSAPVLAEADFQL; this is translated from the coding sequence ATGAGAATCCTACTGGTACATAACCATTACAAACAATCTGCCGGCGAAGACACCGTTTTTTTTGCCGAAGCAGCCTTACTGGAAAGCAATGGTCATAAAGTTGAACTGTTTACGCTTACAAACAACGAGGTAAACTCCATTACTGAAAAATTACAGGCTGCTGCCGGTGTGCTATACAATTCTAATAGCGCGAAACTGGTAGAGGCTAAACTGAAATCCATTAAACCGGATATCGTTCACGTGCATAACTTCTTTCCGCTTGTATCGCCGGCCGTTTTTTATGTGGCTCAAAAACTGAATATACCCGTTGTGATGACGCTGCATAACTATAGACTGATCTGCCCGAGTGCGTATCAACACTACAATGGCCGGTTGCACTTAGAGAATGCTGCACAGGTTTTCCCGGTAAAAGCTATAGTTGATAAAGCGTATCGTGACTCTTATTTCCAGACGGCATCTGTGGTGCTGACAACTGGCATACATAAGCTGCTCGGTACCTGGCAAACAAAAGTAGACCGTTACATTGCGCTTACCCAGGGTGCTGCCAATATGTTCCTGAACTCTTCGCTCAAACTAAAGCCGGAGCAGCTAACTATAAAGCCCAACTTTACAACGGACCTTGGAGAAGGAGCGGCTGAGAGGCAAAATTACTTCCTGTTTGTAGGCAGACTCTCGCCTGAGAAAGGAGTGGAGACCCTGCTCAGAGCCAATAAACTGCATCCGTTTAACCTAAAGATTATTGGCGACGGACCTTTACGTGGAGCCGTGGAAGAACATGCTGCCACACATCCGAATGTAACATATTTAGGCTACCAGAAACGACCAAGGGTAGAAGAGGAGCTGAAGCACGCAAAAGGCCTCATTTTCACATCAGAATGGCCCGAAATGTTTGGTATGACAATTATTGAATCCTTCTCGACAGGTACACCTGTTATCGCTTCCGATATTGGTGGGGCGGCGCACCTGGTGCAACACAACTATAACGGATTATTGTATACCCCGCAAAACGCCCAAAAACTGGCGGAACAGGTAAAACTGCTTGAAAGTAACAGTGAATTAGCCCACACCCTTGGGCAGGCCGCACGGCAAACATACCTGCAAAACTATACAGCTGAAGTGAACTATAGATTGCTGCTGGATATCTACACAGAGGTTATAAAAGCAAAAAGAAAGTCTGCCCCGGTATTGGCCGAAGCAGACTTCCAACTATAA